The Coffea arabica cultivar ET-39 chromosome 2c, Coffea Arabica ET-39 HiFi, whole genome shotgun sequence genome includes the window TCCCGTCTGTATATTTgaccttttattatttttttttgggtgttagTAAAGTAATGAAGTGGTGTTGATGAGATGAGCAGGCATCACtaggatggcaacggggcggggggatTTTTTCCCCCGTTTGGAAACGGGGCTGGGATGAGGGCCCGTCCCAACTCCTGTCCCGCCCTGTCTCGTCCCGCTATCcgtttaaaaaattatatatatgtgtacataattatatatatatatataattatattattaattatacatgtctattaataaaaattattaattatttatactaaatttattaatacatttatgttaaattcttaactacacttaatacaataacactttttctaaaaaaagtacaataataatttagtgattgtatttgtatcaaaagtgaaaatttgattattttagttatatttgttttatcatattagattgcattcaaataacctttgtttaattatttttatgagtttcaatagTGAAGttataatgaataataatttggtgatgtgttaatattttagtacttaattatttgctcaaatttaattataatgaaattatataataaaatttaatgaaatttaattttagtACTTCTCCTGCGAGTGCCCCCGCAGGGGAAGCGAAGGGCGGGGGACGGGACGAGGATGGGGGGAATTAAAAtgcaacggggcgggggttgggggAGGTGTCCCCCGCCCCACCCTCGccccattgccacccctagGCATCACTGTTGTTGATACTCTTGGTCTtgagacatatatatatactagtttTTTGCCCTGACGCTGTGCGTCAGGTAGCTGGGATTTCTTAATTTACTATAATGGGTATTAGTCTGGAAAATTGGAGTGTGAGAGGAGTAATTAATTTACTACCGGAGGCACAGCAAAAACCAGGTGGTTCCTGATGAAATCGTTTTGCATGACAATATGGACAACTTGGAACATCAGGCAATACAGCAGGTTCTGTAGCTATTGTAGTTAATGGATCAGTCATAGCTCGTTTTCTAGACCGACGCTGCCTACGCAATGGTGGTTCACCAGCATCTAAATTAGTTGATGGAATCTCATTAGCACCATCAGCAATAGACGCACAGAcattttgttcattttcctgCAAACCAGCCAAAGCGTACTTAAGGACCATGAATTCAGTGTGCCTAAGTCAGTCAATCTGACTTATAATAGACAAAAACTAATATCTCACCCACTGGTTAGTCTAGCCGGTAATATAAGTAGTCTAACATTTATTGCAAGGGGTCTAAACAACAATCTTATTGCATGAAAGATGCTCAAAATAAGCACAAACATACGGTTGGAAATTGCTCTACATTACTGAGCAATACTGCAGGCTCTGTAATTATTGTGGTCAATGGATTAGTCACAGAGCGTCTTGTACGCCGACGTCGCCTATGCAAAGATGATTCACCCGCATCTGAATTAGTTGTTGGAACCTCGCTAGCACCATTACCAGCAGACCTAGATACATCTCCTTGATTTTCCTTTAAAACACCCAAAGCATAGTTAAAGACTGTGAGTTTAGTATGCTTAACTAAGTCAAACTCGTTTGTCTTACCAAAGTACATGCTTAGGCGAAACCACCGTTAACATAAATAATTTAACATTTATTCCAAAAGATTTAAACAACAATTTATATTGCATGAGACATGCTCAAAATAAGCACAGACATACAGCTCGAAGGTGCTCTGCATTGTTCTCTGCAAATGGCAATACTGAGCCCGAACCTAATGAAGATTCAACGACGCCCATATTTGGCTGATTCACAGCATTTGGGTCATGTATATTAAAAGCCGTGACAGCTAATGTACACACTCCTAATGGCGCATCATTCTTTGTCCCATGCCGAGCAGCAGCACGTTGCTCGCGGCTCCTTCGATTTTTCTCAGCACGAGCCTCTTCTAAACTTCCATATACTCTATTCGGACCCATTCTCAAAGCATATTATACACAGCTCAAGCGGAAACCAAACAAACGTCTAAAATGAACCATACAAAAGAACCACAGCAACAAAAATGAATTTCCAGCGAAGCCAATCAAACAGTGAAGTACTTtaaaaccaaaagaaactttCTCAAGTTATTTCCGAAGCTGCGAAAGAAAACtaagaagaaaaattagagCCAAAAAGAGATTGAGCTCACGGTCTAAGTTTGCTGAATAGTAAAGCACTTcaaaaccaaaagaaactttCTCAAGTTATATTTGCTGAACAGCTGAGaacacaagcaagaaaacaaTGAGAGCAAATTGGTGACCGAGAACGAGCAAAAGAGAACAAGAGCCATGCAGACCCACAAACCGCTTCGGACAGCAACGACCAACGACTCTAGAAAGAATGAAGACTCTAGAAAGCTTTTCAAGACATTTGCTGACCGCCCAACCGCCCACTAACTTAATAGTAATTGCTGACTACCAAAATGAAGAGCCACGCGGACAGAGCATTGCTGACTACCAAAATGAAATGAAGAGCCACGCGGACAGAGCATTGCTGACTACCAAAATGAAGAGCCACGCGGACAGAGCAAGGTTACAATGCAAGAGAGCCAGCGGACAAAAGCAAAATACCAGCAGAGCCACTGCCACCCATCAGCAAAGGACCAAAATGCCCCTCAAGCTCACACAAATCACGGTATAACCGGCTCATCTTGCACTATTCATAAGGCTTTGGACGCTTTATATATGTAAGACTAGGTTTTCTGCCCTGACGCTCTGCGTCAGGTAGCTAGGATTTGTTAATTTACTACCATGGGTATCAGTCTAAAAAATTGGAGTGTGGAAAGAGTAGTTCAAATGACAAGAGAAGCTCTAGTAGGATTTGTTAATTTACTGCACGCGGTCGTGTTTTTTGCCCTTTGTTAGATATAGTGTTCATGTATGTGCATGGGGAACGGAAATATTGATGAATAGATTTAATGACAATCTTAATTATGACTCAAAAGCTTTAATACAAACAAAAAGAATGTTAAAATGATGGAACGAGTGCTAATACGAGTGCTAATTTTTTTCAAGTTCTGCAATTTTCTATGTAAGGCATAGGAGCATAGGATAAAAAGATACATTTATAGAAGAAATAGGTAAAGTACCACCTGATAAAATGGCAGATGTGGTAAAACATTTCCAAACAAGATCATGCgttaaaaaggggaaaaagaggTATCGTAAGCAACATACGGCGTAATTACAGCAAGACTAAGCATCAGGAATCATTGTCGTCCTCCATCCATACATGCAAATAAGAAACAAATCCCAATAAGAAGTAATGGCTGCTTCTTCCTAGAATCAATTATTTGCAGTCTAGCAGAGAATTCAAcaggaaaacaaggaaaggaaaaaacacTGCCCAGAGAAGGCtaagaaaagaataaagaaaaaagacagGAGAACGAGGAACGGAAAAAACACCTggtagagaaggcaaaggaaaGAATAAAAGGAAATAATGGAGACAAAGTTGAGAAAACAATAAGAAAAAGTAATGGGTCGGAAAACTCTGAAGTGGTGCGAGCTGCATCCAGCTCAACTCACAG containing:
- the LOC113723852 gene encoding uncharacterized protein isoform X2, whose amino-acid sequence is MGPNRVYGSLEEARAEKNRRSREQRAAARHGTKNDAPLGVCTLAVTAFNIHDPNAVNQPNMGVVESSLGSGSVLPFAENNAEHLRAENQGDVSRSAGNGASEVPTTNSDAGESSLHRRRRRTRRSVTNPLTTIITEPAVLLSNVEQFPTVCLCLF
- the LOC113723852 gene encoding uncharacterized protein isoform X1; this encodes MGPNRVYGSLEEARAEKNRRSREQRAAARHGTKNDAPLGVCTLAVTAFNIHDPNAVNQPNMGVVESSLGSGSVLPFAENNAEHLRAENQGDVSRSAGNGASEVPTTNSDAGESSLHRRRRRTRRSVTNPLTTIITEPAVLLSNVEQFPTENEQNVCASIADGANEIPSTNLDAGEPPLRRQRRSRKRAMTDPLTTIATEPAVLPDVPSCPYCHAKRFHQEPPGFCCASGSKLITPLTLQFSRLIPIIVN